The DNA sequence GAGGCGTTTCGATGACTCTGTTCCCGAGTCTTTCCTCGTACAGCGTCAGCAGATGCATGTCTCTATTCTGTCCATTGGCAGTTTCGGAGGGAGATTGCTGAGCGGTGAGCCTTTCCCTGGGTGGTCATTTCGCTCTTTGTGCTGACAAATCTACAGGTGTCGGATCTGATTTTCTTGTCAAGGTCGTAGGTGCCAGCCGCGCCTGGTGCCTCGTCGCGGCTAGTCTCGTATTTTGCATTGCCCAGCTCTTTGCCCTCAACGTCTCGAACCCCCACTACCTCGGTTTTGTTTCTGGCCTCTCAGGTCTCGGATACGGCTTCTTGTTTGGTGTCTTCCCCTCGATCGTAGCTGAGACGTTCGGTATCCACGGACTTAGCCAGAACTGGGGGTTCATGACACTCAGCCCTGTCATCTCGGGCAACATTTTCAACCTGTTTTACGGTGCCGTCTTTGACAGTCACATCATTGTTAGTCCTGATGGTGACCGGTCGTGCTATGACGGTATCGACTGCTACAGGAATGCGTATTTTGTCACGCTGGGTGCTTGTGGGCTGGGGTTGATTGTGACATTGTCGACGATCAGACATCAGTATGTtgcgaggttgagggaggcggggaagGGCGCGGCTGAGGATTAAGGAGATGTCTCGACTGGATGGATagttggtgggaggaggagtttgaacTTGTGGGCATTTTTACACGGCTAGACACATCGCACATGGATGGAGAAGGATAccaagtttttttttttttttttaagtTTTttaagttttttttttttttggatgacGTTGTTTTCATGTTGTTAGAGATAGGCGTTGCATGAGAGAGGCGTTGGGTATGGATACAGCAGTTTATATTTGCGGTAGAGCTCCAGTAACGAAGTAATAATGTCACAATACAATTTTTGGTCCTATTTTTGCATGACCCCCGTGATCTCATGTTGAAATGCTGGGTTTGCGGCTGCTATCGGATAACAGTTGAAACgcgcaccttgatggccatccCTTTTTTCGAGTTCAGCacccaaccctaaccctgtgAGTGCCAAGGTCCCTGTTCGCGCCGCGACCTCGGGGGTCAGCTCTCTTATCGATTATCAACCACATCCATCCCCTGACCTTCAGCACGCGCGACAACACCAGTCCACGGCGACAAAGATAATCTCAtcgcgccgccgccgtcgccgaAATGTTGAACTTTATCCTCATCCAGAACCGACAGTACGTTTCCCCCTGCTCTCCCCTCTTTTCTGTCTCCCTCCCATTGGTAACCAACCGACCACCTTTTGGAATAGGGGCAAAACCCGCCTAGCAAAATGGTACGTCCCCTACAGCGACGACGAAAAAGTCAAGGTCAAGGGCGAGGtacctcttccaccccttcctcccctcttcGTCCCTCATCCCATATGCTGACCCCATGTCTGAAAGGTCCACCGCCTCGTCGCCCCCCGCGACCAAAAGTACCAATCCAACTTTGTAGAGTTCCGCAACCACAAGATCGTCTACCGCCGCTACGCcggcctcttcttctgcgccTGCGTCGACACAAACGACAACGAGCTCGCCTATCTAGAGGCTATCCACTTTTTTGTTGAAGTCTTGGATGCATTCTTTGGCAACGTCTGCGAGCTGGATCTGGTGTTTAACTTTTACAAGGTGTACGCCATCCTGGACGAGGTCTTCCTCGCgggggagattgaggagacgTCGAAGCAAGTTGTGTTGACTAGGTTGGAGCATTTGGATAAGTTGGAGTGAGAGGGGCGAGGATATATGGCGAAAAAGATATTGATTGTGTGCGTGGAAAGGAGGATGAATATCCCCGTGGCTGAGCGGGAGAGTCTATATCGCCCCATGtcgggaagaaggagagacGGGCAGGCCACGGGATGTTGAGCAGGGCAGAGCGGCCATGTAGGAGGGATTACAGAACCAGGGCCACATCAACATCTCAAAAGAAGCAGGTTCACCATCGGGCAGACAGAAATGTCAATAATCATCGCATTTGTCTGCTGGCGAAATCTAGATAAAGGAACGGATGCAATAATAGTACAATATAATACAGAAAACAAGTCAAAACTCCAGACCACCGCTAAAATTTCCCATGTGAGGCACGGGCTCACGGGGAAAAGCTCTAGGCCCCAGCTCAAGCCAGAGACAATGATAAACAATCCCCAAAATAAACAAGAACCCAACAGATAAGCACCCCAGAGCCGACATGGCAGGTGTTGGTGGATCtaatcatcaaccaccacaatgTGGCTCTGGGACTCGCCATCAGATAGCCCAGTGAGGTCGGTAACGTCTCCCAACCCGCTGACAATCACAGACGGCCTAGCCTCCGTCatgacaacatcatcatccacgtCGATGACATCgtggaggtgttgaatgACAGAAGAATTGGTCGCCTGCTGTGGCTCGTCCACCGAGGGCCCAGGCGAGAGCCGGCTCTTCAGCTGGGCGGAC is a window from the Podospora pseudocomata strain CBS 415.72m chromosome 6, whole genome shotgun sequence genome containing:
- the BRO1_2 gene encoding bck1-like resistance to osmotic shock (COG:U; EggNog:ENOG503NUGR), with the translated sequence MLNFILIQNRQGKTRLAKWYVPYSDDEKVKVKGEVHRLVAPRDQKYQSNFVEFRNHKIVYRRYAGLFFCACVDTNDNELAYLEAIHFFVEVLDAFFGNVCELDLVFNFYKVYAILDEVFLAGEIEETSKQVVLTRLEHLDKLE